The DNA window atactataattttttataataaatatttaatttgtataaaaatttacatatgtaattttacatgtttaaaatgttaaaacTTTACTTTATTATGAGTAATATTAGTGACAAAcagaatatttaattaatttttggtacTCAAATTTCTTAtggttcaatatatatatattatattattcattTCTATTTTATATCATGTTAATTACCTTcccaataataaaatatatttttaaggatttcgttaattattttacattataTACGTTTTTTTATCCCCGAATATTTCTCTAGCTTCGTTCCTAAAAAAATGATAaaggagattaaattaaattattttaaagggCTAAATCTATAATTGTACATTTAAACAGATGTGCTAAATTAATGGGGCGAAATCTAAGGAACCTCTCCCTCTATAAAATCATTTCtatcatttatttttttcaaagccAAATGAGAATAGTTTAGGTTCCAAAGAATCTCCATGTAACTTTATCTGTCTTTCTTATggctttcatttatttttttaattcttcatGTTAACCTTTAGCAATTTTAGGGGTATTTCATGGTCCAAATTTGTTGACTATATGTATTACTCCAATGGAGTTTCAATTTCCATTCATGATTACAAGAGATCGGCTTCATGATTATTTTTGCATGTTATACACTGTGTCATCATCCAGTCTGCTTGTCAAATATTGTTGCCAAAGGCTATGTTTATCTTCTTATGTATAATGTGACAGATGTATATGTCTACGGTCTTTATATAATGTCATGCAAGAGCATTATGTATAGTGTATGTGTATGAATCATTTTTGACAAAGGCATCCTATAGAGGCAAAATGTGATTATATTATTTCtgcaatatatatcataatttgGTATAGTATTTGTTAAATATTTACTTAATGTGTACGatcttaattttcttttgtttgaagTTTATTTTTACTTTGTTAAAAACAGTTATTTTCGTTTCATCAATCTATAAAGTAAGAAACATgggagataaaaaaatttatatgcttcACCTGGATCTTATCCCTACCCACCACAAGGATATCCTTCTCCTGGTGGTACACACAGACCCCGGATATCCCACTAGCTAAGATACCTCCATGGTGGGGATATCCTCCTCCAACGTATACCCCCACCAGTCGCTACAACATATCCTTCACCTGGAGGTtctcttcctcctcctcctcttctccaGGATATCCCCTCCAGGACCAGATAGACAAATTCCCGAAGTTTATCCACAACTATTCACAGGCTTTGTTCCATAACCCTTTATAATATTTCCTATGACTTTCATACATACTATTACTACTTGTTTATGaaaatgattattgaaaaatGTTTTACCCAAATATTAAATGCTTGTTTCCTAATAAACttcttatttttctaaaaaaaattttcttagaaAAAAATGCTCTATCATATCACATAAGTGAAAGTTAAATTACCGCAGTGTGGAGTAGTGGTGCATATGGGCCACCCTCACAATGGCATGGGCTAGCAACAGGAGTTACTATGGCCATTGCATGGAAGTTCAACAGGAATTTAGCTGGGACATGGCATGTATGCAGAGGTGGGTATCGTACAAGAAGTGAAGTAATTCTTTGCATACATAATATGCATGCAGTTTTTTTGTATAGAAGAATTGGTCATTGGAAAAGGAGTTGCATATCATCCTTTTTGCCCTAGCATAGCCAGGCTAAGGCACAAGTCTATCTggtgtttattttgtaattttttcatatgttaaattatatgtatattatgatttttaacacattaatatattatcatattgACATTTGTGTATTATTCTGTTTGGTAATAgttatttaaatactttttaaatgTGGTTAATCTTGGTAATTTTTTTCATACTGATTGAAATTTCTTTGTTTAAGTAGGCCTAGACTAATAATCGTTCATATTGTACTTTTTTTATCCAATAGACCTAACTAGAATATCACATTAGGCGAAATTTTTGTTTAGTAGCTGAAACTAGAATTTAGGTCCAATGAAAATACAAGTCCCTAATAGAGAATAATCAAATTAGGCATCAAGATAAAAAAAGCATCAGttcaaacctaaaaataatttaacccaaaatttagCAACACAAACCTAACATATTCCATATAAACCAgtttataaattgtttatttaagtACATTATAGtattcaattaataaaaattatcattaCAATAAACTATCAACTAATAGAATCagtttaagaaaattttcaagtaaacaaaaaaaaaaacaaaatttaataggtaaaataaattgagaaaatgaGATAAAGTCTTGTGGAATTGGATAAATAAAATCATTAGCTCTAATAAACAAATTCTTAATAAAACTCTATATATCTTTTCTAACAGGAaggtaaataagaaaaattagtATTGAGATAACCGATGTGATTTTTAGCtttcacatttaaaatcaatgttctttcagaaataaataaaaatataaccaaATAATNNNNNNNNNNNNNNNNNNNNNNNNNNNNNNNNNNNNNNNNNNNNNNNNNNNNNNNNNNNNNNNNNNNNNNNNNNNNNNNNNNNNNNNNNNNNNNNNNNNNNNNNNNNNNNNNNNNNNNNNNNNNNNNNNNNNNNNNNNNNNNNNNNNNNNNNNNNNNNNNNNNNNNNNNNNNNNNNNNNNNNNNNNNNNNNNNNNNNNNNNNNNNNNNNNNNNNNNNNNNNNNNNNNNNNNNNNNNNNNNNNNNNNNNNNNNNNNNNNNNNNNNNNNNNNNNNNNNNNNNNNNNNNNNNNNNNNNNNNNNNNNNNNNNNNNNNNNNNNNNNNNNNNNNNNNNNNNNNNNNNNNNNNNNNNNNNNNNNNNNNNNNNNNNNNNNNNNNNNNNNNNNNNNNNNNNNNNNNNNNNNNNNNNNNNNNNNNNNNNNNNNNNNNNNNNNNNNNNNNNNNNNNNNNNNNNNNNNNNNNNNNNNNNNNNNNNNNNNNNNNNNNNNNNNNNNNNNNNNNNtttagttttttatttaatttcttcaataatgaaaaatcaattttttaaaaaataaaaatatttaaatatattttataaataacaatcacaaaattaaatagttaaacttaaactcaattaagtctttttcttttACCAATTATAAATTAGTTGCACCAGatttttaacaattcaatccattttttattgatttatttttatctgtTAAATCGATTAGAgtatcaattttcaatttaaataatagatTCAGTTCGATTTTGAGAACTATAAATTTATTCTAgtaaaaagaatttttaaaattttatttaatttttagacaaCTTCTACTACTATCTATATCCATACACTCCTTAACTATTTCAACTGGatttttcataattcaattaaatttttatcaattataaACCATCAAGTCTCAATTCAACCGATCAATCCGGTTAAATTTTGGTAAGTGAAAAgaaaaaactttaaaagaatTAAGTGAATTTTTATACAATTCTTTTAACCATTTGTATTTTCAAATCAATGCATTATaccaattaatttaaaatttaatcgatCAAAATTATCTTTAATGACTACTTTAACTATCTattgatttatattattattttcaacatTGCCAACAATCCTAGAAAGTTGAATCAAACATAACCTTCATCTACATTTGATAATTAATGAGAAAAAATGTTATTAGTGCCTGGATTTTATGTTTGATacagtaaaaaaaaattgcatgttTTCTCTGAACTTGTAGGAATGAAAAAGGAAAACTAGAAGGAAAGAAATGAAGTATCTACGAGGCATATGAAAGTAAATATTGCTGCAGATGTTTTGTTCTCCTTTTGTTCTTCAATTTCCGAAAAGCGCATAGCTCGATTTGCCGGATTCTTTCCCTGCTTACACCCATCGACTCCCCGATTTCTTGCAATGTTTTCACCCTTCCATCTTCCATTCCGAACCTCCATCGAATCACTTGCCTTTCCCTTGGACTCAGACTGTCCAATACCTTCTCCAGATCCTTCTTCATGAACTGTTTCAGCAAGATATCTTCAGCTGAATCTGCTTCGGGATCCGCGATTACTTCCTGGACAAGAAAATAATGTGGTCCCGTTGGAACGAAATAGAAATGTGCCGTATCGATGACAGGTTAAAAATGGGAGAAAGGAATAGTAATTGCTGCATGTGAAATAGGACGGACCGACGGTTTAAGGTTTTGGTTGATCCCAATCTTTTGATCGAGTGATCTCGGAGCCTTTGGTGCAAGTAGAACAGCAGTGAGGCTCTTCATGGAGAGTCCTGTTGCCTCCGCAACTTCAATATTGTCAGGCTGTCTTCCATTTTCGCTGAACAACTGCTTTCTAGCCTCCTTCACTCTGTATGTTGCCTCGACCATGTGAAACTGTAAAACCGGAAAAAGAGGTTGAGAAAGTTACAGATTTGGCCTTTTTTACTTCGATAATGATTGCATTTATCGCAAAGGGTGATGAATTTAGGACCAGAACAGTTTAGAACTTACCGGCAAGCGAATTGTCCTTGACCGATCGGAGAGAGACTTCCGTACAGCTTGCTTAATCCACCAATGCGCATAAGTTGAGAACTTGAAGCCTTTAGAAGCATCAAATTTCTCGGCACCTCTTATAAGGCCTCGGCATCCTTCCTGGGAGTGAATCACTCAAGATTCAGACACTAAAGCGTAAGCTAAATCAGCTATTTTCACGATAAATTCAACTTGTTCAGCAGCATGCTGGAGATCACATACCTGAACAAGATCTTGAAGATTCATTCCAGCCCCCTGATAATTTTTTGCAATCGAAATAACAAGCCGTATGTTGCTTTTAATCATTTTGTCCATGCAAATTGTGCCATAATTCAAGCGTTCCCGAAGGGTCTTCCGATCAACTTCAGCAGCAGCAGCCCATTGTGCAAAGGTAGGTGGTCGTCCACAGCGCTCCGCAAGCTCCTCATGGAGTCCTTCTAGTTTTAGCAAGTCCTGAAGTCATTTATAAGATGGCAAATTTATGTACAAAACAAAGAAGATGAGCTTTACATTCAGAAATGCCTGTCGATTCATCATACCTGTATTCCTTCTGACAACTCAAGTTCTTCATTAGCAGTGAGAAGCTTGGAAGTGTTGGTAGTCCCTCTCAAGTAACGCAATGGATCAGAGTAGTCTATATCTTGTAAAGCACCACGCCGTTTTCTGTTGGTAGAACCGGACTTCACTGAAACAACGTTGGTAGCAGCCTTCTCAGCTGCTCTCGTTCTTTTAGCTTTTCGTTCAGTTTGGCGATTTGACCTCACTGCTATACTTCTGGATAATTGTTCCTCAAGAAGTTTAAGTTCTTCATTTGTGGGCTCTAGTTCATCGGATTCTTTTGTGGAATTTTGCTCTAAATGATCTTCTTCCAGTTCAAGTTCATCCGAGACGTAATCTCCAACAATACCGGCCCTCTCTGCTTCAGTAAACAGACCCCACTTTGATGTTAAAGTATCGGTTGCAGATGACCCTGGAGATTTCATTTCTGTTTTGGCAAAACCGTGATTCTTAACCATAATGGCAGCATCCTTAGCAACCTTAGCAGCTGCTCGTGCAAGAGCTACTGcttcagcagcagcagcagcaattacGGCCTCATCACTTGTAAGAAGATTTTCAGTTGCTAAAGTTGCTCCGAAGCTTGCCTGCAAAGACAACGAAATTATAACTCTTACACACACTTCATAGTATGACATCAAAACAAGCACCAAAATTTGAAGTAAACCGAACTTGGTCACCCTTAATGAAGTAACTAAAAGAGAATTTAGAAGTGACTATCATCCAGAGATAATGAattgtctcaattttgaaatgcATGATGTTCATATACAATATGAAGTTTACCTGAACATTACTGCTCATTGTCTAGCATGATCTTCATATAAAGAAGTTTATCTATGGGTAATGAACTCGATAAAGGAAGAAAACATGTCAATTCCAGAAGTTCAATAGTAAATACCCCGCAATTTTCCGCTCTTATTCTTGACATTATATACTCAAAATAACAAGACTGACCTCGGAAGGTGGACCAGTTGCCCCTGTATATGTCCATGGTCCATCGGTCACAACTGAATTCGAATGAGCTTCAAAAGATGGTAATCTTAGCTTCTCTACATCAAGCACAGCCGTTGTTGCCATTGATGTCGATGAAGTGGTCGATAAAACACATTGTGAACGGAAATATATAGATTCTTTGTGTTTTGCTGCAGGGTTCAGCGAAGAAATCATGAGAAAACAAATAATGACAAATGGTACCATTAACAATTAGGACAATGAACATACAACAGAACATTACAAACCATTGTCATCCCAATCCCGTAATGTTACAGATACAAAAGAATGACTCTCATTATAATCTATGATCATTTACTGAATGTCAAGCAAATACACCAAATTCTATCAGAGAACACGGTAAAATCCTCGGAAATTAACAAGCCAACAAAAAGGCCTGCTAAAGCAAAGACAAGACAAAGGCAACCAAGAGAAAATCAAACCGTATTACGTCCTCGAATGCTAAAGCCCAAATGAAGGTCATGAGTTCCACTATACTCTTTTTTCCTTATGCAAAACATTAACACTAGAAATGTAGGCAATACGCATTGAACACCACTAAGACGAAAAGACCAAAGCGATAATGCAATATTGGCATAACTTAGATTGTTAAAAAGTGACATAACCACATTAAACTCTCACTCGTTTCAGATACAGAAAGGTGGCtaacacataaaaaaataaacaaatccaGTAAAACCTTATCTGAATTCTTGTAAAAATAAAAGGCATTTGCTACCGGAACCGATTTAAGTTTATCGGATTAACTACTACACACCCTTCATAGATGTAATTGGGGTAAATTCATTGACTTTGTGGCATTGAGATAACCAGCAAAAAGTACATACATATGAAATAAATCCAATAGTGGAGAAGCTACTTAAAACTATCACAAAAAACAAAACACCCATTTTACTTCTTGATAAAATAAAGTCACTAGCTTTCAATCCAAATTCAAACTATTACAAAAATCAAAGTAAACCCATAATCCCAAATTAGTTCTGATTCAATGAAGTCTCCAACTTTCTATCAAGTCAACAATATATATACAGCAACAATCCAtttgaattccaattcaaacaaAGCCATTTTTGAGAGTTAAAAGCTTACAATGGTGAGAATGGTGAGCTCTGAATTGGATAGAAAAAGTGTCTGGTTGGCACTTGAATTGTGGCAATAAACAAGACATCCTCTCCTTCCAGCTTCTGACTGAGATATTaactaaaaacaaacaaaaaaaagtgaaCTTTCGGTTTCTTCTTTAACAGCCCAATGATATGGTTCAGAAAATAAACAATGGGTTATCATTTAATTATCTCCATGTTGTGCccaaggatgaaaaaaatatataaaaataaagagactTACTGTTTCTGTTCTTGTTGTACTAAGTTTAAGTGTTTGACATTTTGAAGAAGAAGATTCCAGGGCTGGGAAAtcaaaagaaagaacaaaatgaTTGAAGAACAGAGAAAAAGGAGAGATTTTGAGGAAAAGGGTAATGGATGTATTCTGATAAATAAGAGGATAAGGGGAAGCAGGGTTGCCTGCGGTTGAGAGAGAGACAACGGACACAGACTTTTTCTGGGGGGTTGAATTTCGATATTAGTCCTTCAATTATGcataagttatgaatttagtctctcgtttaaattctgctattagtccctgAATTATTCATAAGTAatgaatttaatctctatactttaaaatgataattttgtacttttagtattttaaaatttcagtattGTTCAAACAAAATCTATTaaattcattatatttttttgtgtaaCCACAGGTGTCCTCTCCTGTTTTATGGTTTGAGCCTAGTTTTGCTCATGTTAATAATGATATTCAAGTAAAGTCCCTCCCAACAATGTCAATTTCAAAATTCGAGCTTGATCCAAATACTGAGAAGGAAACCCACTTTTACTTCTTCCAACCACTTGTTGGTATTAAACtcattaagttaatttttattattttcacgtATTGTTCACACAAAATCAATTAATGGATTTGACAGTTGTCATTTTATGTCACTATCGAAATTTGAATTTCgaaaagtataggaactaaaaaTGATCCAATTAGAAAATATGGATTAAAATCtacaaccaaattaaaatataatgactaattCTACAACTTATGCAGAGTACaaagattaattatttttctcgaccaaattattgattaaaaatttgaaagtcaaaatatgcttcaagtatttatacttttcatatatatagaatttagtctatatacttctatttttaggaatttagtcatATTACTTTTCGAATTTAAATATTTAGGTTTAGTTGTTAAAACcgttaaatttattctattaaattcTCTAGTGtgacatgttaatttttttttttaaaaaaacccacTCCGATAGTTGTTTAAcaaaaaaatgacattttaatGCACCtgaatttaatagaaatttttaacagtgttaacaatcTTAAAAATTCACGTTAACATTTTAATCCAAATAaagtatttagattaattaatgatattataaacatgaatgtgctaaattaattataaaatagagtctaaagattaaatttcaattttaagcATAGCTTAAGGACCAAAACTAAAGTTTGACCATTATTATATAAccaaagaaaatgtaaaaatattatatattcgGACGAGTGTGAGAATGCTTAAATatttaaacttactaataatattataaatattgaggtgtaaaactatgttaaaaattaaatttgaaatttgaacatAACATAAGGACTAAAACTGAAATTTGACCAGTTTTTATTATTTGGACAAGTGTCCGTTAACGAACGCTTAAGGACTTTCTTTCTACAGATAGAGTCTGGTAAATAGCTGCGAATCAGTTCAAAttcttttcattaaaataacagaataaattataaaaatagtcacttagTATATTTCtgttttggtcatttaggtttgacttttttttattttagtcattaatattatctaaatttaatattttggtcaATCTTTCGTTAAATCACTAACAATGGCCTTTTTTATTAGCAAactaataaatttagccctctaatatttataaattttatcattttaatcctaattttaaaaaattcaacacaTCTAGCCCTCAACTTTagacattctatcaatttagttttaCTTCTTAAAGATTCAAAAttccaaaacttaaaaaaaaatttaaaaaaatttaaaagtttatttttccGATAAATATACATAAGATTTTGTAACAATACATACAAAATATTACTTAAATCATATTcaaacttttcttttttattttttagtttattttataaataattttagtatACGTCTAGCATTACTCATTAGTCCTCGTTAAATTTGCTGAGTGCTAGGCACTGCCTTTGCCCACAATCACTAGCGCTAATAACCCTTACTCCAAACTCCCTGATTTCCACATCCTCTATCATGGCGCCATTGAACTAGGAATTAGTTGTGAAGTTGTCGGTATGGCCTTCCACCTAGTGGGTCTCTAAGACCTCATCCCCGCTTAGATACCCCCAATCATACCCGCTCTCAAGCATAACCTAAAATGTAACAAACTCGTTTTGGGCAACAACTTCAATATATCGATTCTTATCATTTTCGactttaaaatgtaatttttgaccCAACCTAAATATGATGGTCATTAATGTAAAAACAATAgacttttttttatgattttcaaccccttaaattgtttttatttccgatcgattaaataagcatttttttacACTAATTATGGTAAGATAAaccattataatatttaatataaattttgcaTTTGACTTTCTTTTTAATGCATGTaaccttatattttattttgtaatataaaaaatttctatgtttattttaattaatactataattttttaaataataaatatttaatttgtataaaaatttacatatgtaattttacatgtttaaaatgttaaaacTTTTACTTTATTATGAGTAATATTAGTGACAAATTAATATTTTGGTACTCtggttggatcaagtcaaatttgaatagcaatatatattatattactcATTTCACAGTCATGTTCGGAGTTCGGAATTACCTTcccaataataaaatatattttgtaagGATTTTGTTgacattatttttacatttttttatcccCGAACAATTTCTCTAGCTTCGTTCCTGAAAAAAAGATAAAGgaggttaaattaaattattaattaaaagggCTAAATCTATAATTGTAGCATTTAAACAGATGTGCTAAATTAATGGGACGAAATCTAAGGAACTCTCTCCCTCTATAAAATCATTTCTatcatttattttgttttcaaagcCAAATGAGATCATAGTTTAGGTTCCAAAGAATCTCCAGGTAATCTTTATCtgtccttttctttcattttattttattttttgaattcttCATGTAATCCTTTAGCATTTGGGGGTGATTTCATGGTCAAAGTTTTTTGATATTGTATTACATCCATGGGGTTAATTTCCATTCATGATTAAAGAGAATGGTTCATGATTGATTGTTTGCATGTATAAACGTGTTCAATCATCCATGTCTGGCTTGTCAAATATTGTTGCCAAAAAGGctatgcatgttttttttatgtaTGAATGTGGACATGCATGTATGTATTTGTCGTCGGATCCTTTATATACATCCATGCACTATGGCATATATGTATACGTGTATGTGTATGAATCTTTCTTGAACAAAGAAGCATCCATATAGATGGCAATAAATGtagtattatattattttcatgcatatatatatcataatttgaGTATAGTATTATAGTTTAAATATGAATTACTTGAAAATTGTGTACgatcttaattttctttttgttttgaagtttatttttttaactttgtaaTAAAACAGTTATTTTCGTTCATCAATTTAAAGAAAGAAACATgggagataaaaaaatttattatgctTCACCTGGATCTTATCCCTACCCACCACAAGGATATCCTTCTCCTGGTGGATACCCACCAGCCGGATATCCTCCACTAGTAAGATATCCTTCTCATGGTGGGGGATATCCTCCTCCCAACGTATACCCTCCACCAGTCGCTACAACATATCCTTCACCTGGAGGATATtctcttcctcctcctcctcttcctccAGGATATCCTCCTCCAGGACCAATAGGACAAATTCCGATAGTTTATCCACCAACTAATTATCCTGGTATGTTCCATAACCCTTTATTAATATTTTCCTATGACTATTTCATACATACATAATTACATACTTGTTTAGTGaaaatgattattgaaaaatGTTTTACCCAAATTTAAATGCTTGTTTCCTaataaactttcatttttttttctaaaaataggaattttcttagaaaaaaaaacttgacTTTCTATCATATATCACTATTTAAGTTGAAGAGTTAAAATTTACCGCAGGTGTTGGTAGTAGTGGTGCATATGGGGCACACCCTCACTATATGGCACATGGTGCTTATGCAACACATGGAGGTTACTATGGCCATTGTCATGGAAAGTTCAAACATGGGAAATTTAAGCATGGGAAGCATGGCATGTATGGCAAGCATGGTGGGTATCGATACAAGAAGTGGAAGTAATTCTTtgcatacatacatatgcatgcATAGTTGTTTTTGTATACGAATGAATTGGTTCCATTGGAAAAGGAGTTGCATATCATCCTTTTTGCCCTATGCATTAGCCAGGGCTAGAGTGCACAAAGTCCTTATTCTTGGTgtttgtatttttgtaatttttttcatattgtttaaattattatgtatatttatgatttttaacacattaataatttttatatataaatcttGACATATTGTGTATTATTCtgttttgtatatatttaaaattgtCGTAtctaatatcatttttttatgaaaatagccTTCGCAATAAATAGATAAGAGTTATAAATCGCTTTTTGG is part of the Gossypium hirsutum isolate 1008001.06 chromosome D11, Gossypium_hirsutum_v2.1, whole genome shotgun sequence genome and encodes:
- the LOC107963345 gene encoding RNA polymerase sigma factor sigB, whose translation is MSCLLPQFKCQPDTFSIQFRAHHSHHSKHKESIYFRSQCVLSTTSSTSMATTAVLDVEKLRLPSFEAHSNSVVTDGPWTYTGATGPPSEASFGATLATENLLTSDEAVIAAAAAEAVALARAAAKVAKDAAIMVKNHGFAKTEMKSPGSSATDTLTSKWGLFTEAERAGIVGDYVSDELELEEDHLEQNSTKESDELEPTNEELKLLEEQLSRSIAVRSNRQTERKAKRTRAAEKAATNVVSVKSGSTNRKRRGALQDIDYSDPLRYLRGTTNTSKLLTANEELELSEGIQDLLKLEGLHEELAERCGRPPTFAQWAAAAEVDRKTLRERLNYGTICMDKMIKSNIRLVISIAKNYQGAGMNLQDLVQEGCRGLIRGAEKFDASKGFKFSTYAHWWIKQAVRKSLSDRSRTIRLPFHMVEATYRVKEARKQLFSENGRQPDNIEVAEATGLSMKSLTAVLLAPKAPRSLDQKIGINQNLKPSEVIADPEADSAEDILLKQFMKKDLEKVLDSLSPRERQVIRWRFGMEDGRVKTLQEIGESMGVSRERIRQIELCAFRKLKNKRRTKHLQQYLLSYAS
- the LOC107904345 gene encoding glycine-rich protein A3, with the translated sequence MGDKKIYYASPGSYPYPPQGYPSPGGYPPAGYPPLVRYPSHGGGYPPPNVYPPPVATTYPSPGGYSLPPPPLPPGYPPPGPIGQIPIVYPPTNYPGVGSSGAYGAHPHYMAHGAYATHGGYYGHCHGKFKHGKFKHGKHGMYGKHGGYRYKKWK